The following nucleotide sequence is from Bacteroidota bacterium.
CCAATACCAGGGCCTATGCCTGCCATGCATGTTGCAACTGAGCTAAAAGATGTTTTAATATCAATGCCCAGGGTTACTAAAATAACACCTCCAAATGTAAATAGGATAACATAAAGGGCTATGAATGATAAAACCGAGGCATTACTTTCATCAGAGATAGGTTTGTTATTGACTTTTATAGGTATTATGGCATTGGGAAACCTAAGTAGCTTGAAAATTCTATAGAGATTCTTAAGCAATATCAAATGACGTGTAATTTTTATGCCTCCGGAAGTTGATCCCATGCACCCTCCCAGAAACATAGAAAAAAATATAATTACCCATGCATATTGCGGCCATAGCAGGTAATCGGCTGTTGCAAACCCGGTACATGTAATAATGGAAATTACCTGGAAGAAACTTTCCCGGAAAGCTAGTTCAAAAGGTTTCTGCATCTGAAAAAACAAACCCAGGGTAATGATACCACCCACCAGTATTATTACAAGAATGTATAAGCGCAACTCTTCGTTCACTTTTACTTTTTGAAAGTTTCGACTTAACAAATAATAATGCATTACAAAGTTTATTCCCGAAAGAAACATAAAAATCATGATTACATACTGTATGTAATTCGAATACCCTGCGATACTTGTGTTTTTTGGTGAAAAACCACCTGTAGAGATGGTACCAAAAGCATGACAAATGCTATCGAAAATATCCATTCCGCCAAACAATAAAAGAAAGATCTCTGTCAGTGTTAAGATTAAATAGATAAAAAATAGTCGAATTCCTACTGACCTGATTTTAGGTTGAATTTTCTCTTGCAGCGAAGATTCAATGGTAAATAGCTGATAACTTCCTATTCGCAAGGTAGGCATGATAACAATGACCAGCACAATGATTCCGATACCTCCAATCCAATGGGTAAGGCTTCGCCAGAACAAGATAGATTTGGGAATTATTTCGATGTCTGCAAGTATAGATGATCCGGTAGTGGTAAAACCCGAAACTGACTCAAAAAAGGCATTCGTAAAGGAGGGTATAGATTGTGAAAACAAATAGGGCAGGGTACCAGAAAGACAAATACTAATCCAAGAGATTGCTACTGTTAGGTATGCGTCTTTTCGGCTGGTAGTATGGGCATTGATTTTTCTTTTTGTAATAATCCATAATATCAATCCCAGCAAAGAAGTAATTAAGGTTGAATAAATAAATGGGCTAGGACTTTCTTTCTGCCAAATGGCAACAGCAATGCAGCTCGTTAAAGCTCCTGCAGTTATAAAAAGGTTCCGACTTATAACCGTTAAAATATTATTAAGATTGATTATGCTCCACATACTCTGCTGATTGCCTATTGAATATACTACTTAAATGGTAAGGTTTAGAGTAAGCTTATGGTATTCGAATACCGATTACAAGCATATCGTCTACTTGTTCGTATTCCCCCATCCATTCCTGTATTTTTTCTTCCAGTATTTGTTTTTGTTCTGCCATGGGATGGGTACTAATCTCAACCAGTAAATCGCGGAATGCCCCTGATTTAAATTTTTTTCCTTCGGGCCCTCCAAACTGGTCGGCATAGCCATCGGAGAACAAGTAAAGGCAATCGCCCGAAACTACATCGAGGATGGTGGTGCTAAAGGAAGTCATTTCACCTGAATGAAGCCCGACGGGCATTTTATCGGCTTTTACTACTTCCGCTTCACCCTTTCGCACGATTATAAGCGGGTTGTAGGCACCCGAATATTGTAGTTTTTTGTTCTCAAAATCGATGATACACATAGCCACATCCATTCCATCGCGCGCCTCTTCGTCCTTGCGGGTGTGCGACAGGGTGCTGATGATGTGGTTTCGAAGTTGGTCGAGAATTTCTCCGGCTTTTAGGGTTTCCTGCCGGGTAGCAATTTCGTTGAGGGTAGAAACCCCCAACATACTCATAAATGCCCCTGGTACCCCATGTCCGGTACAATCTGCCGCAATTACAATGGCTTTGTGTTCTTTTTCTTGTATCCAGTAAAAATCGCCACTTACAATGTCGCGTGGTTTGTACAAAATAAAATAATCTTTCAGCAAGGGTCCAATGGTTTCATCCTTTGGCAGAATGGCCGATTGTATA
It contains:
- a CDS encoding TrkH family potassium uptake protein, which codes for MNLNNILTVISRNLFITAGALTSCIAVAIWQKESPSPFIYSTLITSLLGLILWIITKRKINAHTTSRKDAYLTVAISWISICLSGTLPYLFSQSIPSFTNAFFESVSGFTTTGSSILADIEIIPKSILFWRSLTHWIGGIGIIVLVIVIMPTLRIGSYQLFTIESSLQEKIQPKIRSVGIRLFFIYLILTLTEIFLLLFGGMDIFDSICHAFGTISTGGFSPKNTSIAGYSNYIQYVIMIFMFLSGINFVMHYYLLSRNFQKVKVNEELRLYILVIILVGGIITLGLFFQMQKPFELAFRESFFQVISIITCTGFATADYLLWPQYAWVIIFFSMFLGGCMGSTSGGIKITRHLILLKNLYRIFKLLRFPNAIIPIKVNNKPISDESNASVLSFIALYVILFTFGGVILVTLGIDIKTSFSSVATCMAGIGPGIGTIGPASNFAHLPQSAKLILSFFMLLGRLEIYAFLILFSKDFWRK